Proteins encoded by one window of Thermococcus sp. Bubb.Bath:
- a CDS encoding adenosylhomocysteinase, which produces MNCTEDYCVKDISLAPSGEKKIDWVSRFMPVLQSIRADFEKRKPFKGVRIATTLHLEMKTAFLLLTLKAAGAEVSAAASNPLSTQDDVVAALAKAGVKVYAIRGEEREQYYEFMHKALDIKPNIIIDDGADMVSTVLKERGELIPDLWGASEETTTGVIRLRAMEKDGVLKFPIIAVNDSYTKYLFDNRYGTGQSTWDGIIRTTNLLVAGKNVVVVGYGWCGRGIAMRARGLGATVIVVEVDPIRALEARMDGFIVTNMMEAAKIGDIFVTSTGDINCIRREHFEVMKDGVILANAGHFDVEISKPDLEALSVEISEPRPNITEYKMADGRRLYLLAEGRLVNLAAADGHPAEIMDMSFALQAKAAEYIMENHGKLESKVYVLPREIDEMVTRIKLASMGIEIGELTEGQRRYLSSWEHGT; this is translated from the coding sequence ATGAACTGCACAGAGGATTACTGCGTTAAGGACATATCGTTAGCACCGAGCGGGGAGAAGAAGATAGACTGGGTGTCCCGCTTCATGCCCGTTCTCCAGAGCATCAGGGCCGATTTTGAGAAGAGGAAGCCTTTCAAGGGAGTTAGGATAGCCACTACCCTCCACCTTGAGATGAAGACCGCCTTCCTCCTTCTGACACTCAAAGCGGCCGGAGCGGAGGTTTCGGCGGCAGCCAGCAACCCCCTCTCTACCCAGGACGACGTTGTTGCCGCGTTGGCAAAGGCGGGTGTCAAGGTCTACGCGATAAGGGGAGAGGAGAGGGAGCAGTACTACGAGTTCATGCACAAAGCCCTCGACATCAAACCCAACATCATCATAGACGACGGTGCCGACATGGTGAGCACAGTTTTAAAGGAGAGGGGGGAGCTCATCCCAGATCTCTGGGGCGCGAGCGAAGAGACCACAACCGGCGTCATAAGGCTCCGCGCCATGGAGAAGGACGGCGTTCTGAAGTTTCCCATCATAGCGGTGAACGATTCATACACAAAATACCTCTTCGACAACCGCTACGGAACCGGCCAGTCCACGTGGGACGGCATAATAAGGACCACAAACCTCCTGGTGGCTGGTAAAAACGTCGTAGTCGTCGGTTACGGCTGGTGCGGGAGGGGTATAGCCATGCGCGCGAGGGGGCTCGGAGCAACTGTTATCGTCGTCGAGGTCGACCCGATAAGGGCTCTGGAGGCAAGGATGGACGGGTTCATCGTCACGAACATGATGGAGGCTGCCAAAATAGGTGACATCTTTGTGACCTCAACCGGCGACATCAACTGCATAAGGAGAGAGCACTTCGAGGTCATGAAGGACGGGGTTATACTGGCCAACGCCGGCCACTTCGACGTGGAGATTTCTAAGCCCGACCTTGAGGCCCTCTCGGTTGAGATAAGCGAGCCGAGGCCGAACATCACCGAGTACAAGATGGCAGACGGCAGAAGACTCTATCTCCTCGCCGAGGGCAGACTTGTGAACCTGGCAGCGGCAGACGGTCACCCTGCGGAGATAATGGACATGAGCTTCGCTCTCCAGGCGAAGGCGGCTGAATACATCATGGAGAACCATGGAAAGCTTGAGTCGAAGGTCTACGTCCTCCCGAGGGAGATAGACGAGATGGTTACGAGGATAAAGCTGGCCTCGATGGGAATTGAGATTGGGGAGCTCACCGAGGGGCAGAGGCGTTATCTCTCCAGCTGGGAGCATGGGACTTAG
- a CDS encoding SPFH domain-containing protein codes for MVQVIEWVNPGEDEIIWRYPNEVIKWGAQLIVHEYEVAVFMRDGKVYDVFGPGRHTLTTQNLPLLYKLVGGSNSPFKATVIFVSMKEFQGRYGGETQTRELAPIKYYGVYWFKAADPVQFMTEVVGGQSLYDTSDVTKFIRAYFNEGMMKHLSSYSIVDLFQNLDMVSTQVKVKLMEDFRRLGLELVDVKIEGVNTTDEWRQRLFWIMQTGNAQTVMQMDTAKQVAAELGKSGSASVGTGMVLIPQLMQPPAQPAQPYAGGGVPPAGYGGSPAAQGTQPAQTQQQAQPQAQQQEICPYCGKPIPPGAKFCPYCGHEIKRCPNGHIVPEGAKFCPVCGAKIE; via the coding sequence ATGGTGCAGGTTATTGAGTGGGTCAATCCAGGGGAGGACGAGATAATCTGGAGGTACCCGAACGAGGTCATAAAGTGGGGCGCCCAGCTCATAGTTCACGAGTACGAGGTAGCGGTCTTCATGCGCGACGGCAAAGTCTACGACGTCTTTGGGCCGGGCAGGCACACGCTGACAACCCAGAACCTCCCACTTCTCTACAAGCTCGTTGGCGGGAGCAACAGTCCGTTTAAAGCGACGGTGATCTTCGTCAGCATGAAGGAGTTCCAGGGAAGGTACGGAGGCGAGACACAGACGAGGGAGCTCGCTCCCATAAAATACTATGGCGTCTACTGGTTCAAAGCGGCTGACCCCGTTCAGTTCATGACCGAGGTCGTAGGCGGCCAGAGCCTCTACGACACGAGCGACGTCACCAAGTTCATCCGCGCCTACTTCAATGAGGGAATGATGAAGCACCTCAGCTCCTACTCTATCGTCGACCTCTTCCAGAACCTCGACATGGTAAGCACGCAGGTCAAGGTCAAGCTCATGGAGGACTTCAGGAGGCTGGGCCTCGAGCTCGTCGATGTAAAGATAGAGGGAGTGAACACGACTGACGAGTGGCGCCAGAGGCTCTTCTGGATAATGCAGACGGGCAATGCTCAAACCGTCATGCAGATGGATACTGCCAAACAGGTGGCGGCTGAGCTCGGAAAGAGCGGAAGCGCCTCTGTCGGTACTGGAATGGTTCTCATCCCACAGTTGATGCAGCCTCCTGCCCAGCCCGCTCAGCCATACGCGGGTGGTGGTGTTCCTCCGGCAGGTTACGGTGGGTCACCAGCGGCGCAGGGGACCCAGCCTGCTCAGACACAGCAGCAAGCCCAACCCCAAGCCCAGCAACAGGAGATATGCCCCTACTGCGGCAAGCCCATTCCACCGGGAGCGAAGTTCTGCCCCTACTGCGGTCACGAGATAAAGCGCTGTCCGAACGGCCACATAGTTCCTGAAGGGGCGAAGTTCTGCCCGGTCTGCGGGGCAAAGATAGAGTAA
- a CDS encoding 50S ribosomal protein L15e, with product MSMYKYIREAWKSPKKSYVGELIKRRLVQWRRDPVVVRAERPTRLDRARSLGYQAKQGYVIARVRVRKGGRKRPRWKGGRKPSKMGQVKYSPKKSLQWIAEEKAARKYPNLEVLNSYWVGEDGMYKWFEVILVDPHHPAIKNDPKIAWIAGKAHKGRVFRGLTSAGKRSRGLLNKGKGAEKVRPSIRANNGKTK from the coding sequence ATGAGCATGTACAAGTACATTAGAGAAGCCTGGAAAAGCCCAAAGAAGAGCTACGTTGGCGAACTTATAAAGAGGAGACTGGTCCAGTGGAGAAGGGACCCGGTTGTAGTGCGCGCTGAGAGGCCGACGAGGCTCGATCGCGCCCGCTCACTCGGCTACCAGGCCAAGCAGGGCTACGTCATAGCCCGCGTCCGCGTTAGGAAGGGCGGAAGAAAGAGGCCCAGGTGGAAAGGCGGAAGAAAGCCGAGCAAGATGGGTCAGGTCAAGTACTCCCCGAAGAAGAGCCTCCAGTGGATAGCCGAGGAGAAGGCGGCCAGGAAGTACCCGAACCTCGAGGTTCTCAACTCCTACTGGGTCGGCGAGGACGGTATGTACAAGTGGTTTGAGGTCATTCTCGTTGACCCGCACCACCCGGCCATAAAGAACGACCCGAAGATAGCCTGGATAGCCGGAAAGGCCCACAAGGGTAGGGTCTTCCGTGGACTGACCAGCGCTGGAAAGAGGAGCAGGGGACTGCTCAACAAGGGTAAGGGTGCCGAGAAGGTCAGGCCCAGCATAAGGGCCAACAATGGGAAAACCAAGTGA
- a CDS encoding ribonuclease P protein component 4 translates to MGAKRRIREKEQREKRQIAVERVDTLFTLAGRVFPYDKELANRYVSIALSVQQKARIRMPRRWKRRYCKKCHSFLVPGVNARVRLRNGHVVVKCLECGHITRYPYLKEKKERRKSSSE, encoded by the coding sequence ATGGGGGCAAAGAGGAGAATAAGGGAGAAGGAACAGCGCGAGAAGCGACAGATTGCCGTTGAGAGGGTAGACACACTCTTCACCCTTGCGGGGAGGGTTTTCCCCTACGATAAAGAGCTCGCCAACCGCTACGTTTCCATAGCCCTCTCCGTCCAGCAGAAAGCTAGGATAAGGATGCCGAGGCGGTGGAAAAGGCGGTACTGCAAGAAGTGCCACTCCTTCCTTGTCCCTGGAGTGAACGCCAGGGTAAGGCTCCGGAACGGCCACGTGGTGGTCAAGTGCCTTGAATGCGGCCACATAACGAGGTATCCGTATTTGAAGGAGAAAAAAGAACGAAGGAAGAGTTCCTCAGAATAA
- a CDS encoding HEAT repeat domain-containing protein, producing MDRLAALNFIAALGENSGKYVTPFLPRLLTLLYDKNELVRASVVESLAEIAANNKRFRKIIKAKLSELDDRSELVMKNVQEGLMKISLAEAAEKGESEGEGEES from the coding sequence ATGGACAGGCTCGCGGCCTTAAACTTCATCGCGGCCCTTGGCGAGAACAGCGGCAAGTACGTTACTCCGTTCCTCCCCCGGCTTCTGACGCTTCTCTACGACAAGAACGAGCTCGTAAGGGCCAGCGTCGTTGAGAGCCTGGCGGAGATAGCTGCGAACAACAAAAGGTTCAGGAAGATAATAAAGGCAAAGCTGAGCGAGCTGGATGATAGGAGCGAACTCGTCATGAAGAACGTCCAGGAAGGCCTCATGAAAATCTCCCTGGCGGAGGCCGCGGAGAAGGGAGAATCCGAAGGAGAGGGGGAAGAAAGCTGA
- a CDS encoding ABC transporter ATP-binding protein, with the protein MIEFIDVCYRYPNGTVALRDVSLKIGKGVMAIVGPNGSGKTTLALHMNGILKPSSGKVLVDGVDTRNTPVSKLSQIVGYVFQNPERMFFEDTVFREVVFGPSNLGLPKEEVQRRGKRALASVGLEGYEERNPLSLSGGEQKRLAIASILAMEPEYIVMDEPMAGLDWWGKLDVVKTLQEVAREGKGVVILTHDMELVMRLAEKVVLMDVGRVAFDGNVEDFLNLKLEKYGLRTPEIVRLSRWFGVSPVRTVEELINLIGDGEDERVPK; encoded by the coding sequence GTGATTGAGTTTATTGATGTCTGTTACCGTTATCCCAACGGAACTGTTGCTCTCCGCGATGTGTCCCTCAAGATTGGAAAGGGTGTAATGGCGATTGTGGGGCCCAACGGGAGTGGAAAAACCACCCTTGCTCTCCATATGAATGGAATTCTTAAACCGAGTAGCGGAAAGGTCCTCGTCGATGGAGTTGATACCAGGAATACGCCCGTGTCTAAGCTGAGCCAAATCGTCGGGTACGTCTTTCAAAACCCTGAGAGGATGTTCTTTGAGGATACCGTGTTCCGGGAGGTTGTCTTTGGGCCATCAAACCTCGGACTGCCTAAAGAGGAAGTTCAGAGAAGGGGAAAACGGGCCCTTGCCTCCGTTGGGCTTGAAGGCTATGAGGAGAGGAACCCACTCTCCTTAAGTGGTGGGGAGCAGAAAAGGCTGGCGATAGCCTCAATCCTTGCCATGGAGCCCGAATACATCGTGATGGACGAACCCATGGCGGGCCTTGATTGGTGGGGCAAACTCGATGTGGTCAAAACCCTCCAAGAGGTTGCGAGGGAGGGTAAGGGAGTTGTCATCTTAACCCATGATATGGAGCTTGTCATGAGGCTCGCGGAAAAGGTTGTTCTCATGGATGTGGGGAGGGTGGCCTTTGATGGAAACGTGGAGGATTTTCTAAACTTGAAGCTTGAAAAGTACGGTCTCCGGACCCCTGAAATCGTAAGGCTCTCCAGATGGTTTGGAGTTAGTCCTGTGAGAACCGTGGAGGAGCTGATAAATCTCATTGGTGATGGGGAGGATGAACGGGTTCCCAAGTAA
- a CDS encoding PrsW family intramembrane metalloprotease, producing the protein MDVLTSLIFFAYTPALILLWYFYHEDRLEPEPKRYVIATFLLGATLSVGVAFILEWLLTPRWGSVHYFLPGTIFYMALVAGVVEEPSKALAILFPYHAGQMDGIMDGVVYGVAAGLGFAATENFLYGLGYGVNVTIMRAFLTPFAHGTWSAIVGVGYGLTSEGKADSAGSFLVTAMFLHFLWDYFAFLSSTIPAYNIILILLLFVNVAILRYLLILGKAEDESKRWYYALKNTWRW; encoded by the coding sequence ATGGACGTGCTAACATCGCTTATCTTCTTCGCTTACACGCCCGCGCTCATCCTGCTCTGGTACTTCTATCATGAGGATCGCCTTGAGCCCGAGCCCAAGCGCTACGTCATAGCGACGTTCCTTCTCGGGGCCACACTATCCGTGGGCGTCGCTTTCATCCTTGAGTGGCTTCTGACCCCGCGCTGGGGCTCGGTTCACTACTTCCTCCCGGGAACAATTTTCTACATGGCCCTCGTTGCTGGAGTGGTGGAGGAACCCTCAAAGGCCCTCGCGATTCTCTTCCCCTACCACGCCGGGCAGATGGATGGCATAATGGATGGCGTCGTCTACGGCGTCGCAGCCGGCCTCGGCTTTGCCGCCACCGAGAACTTCCTCTACGGGCTGGGCTACGGTGTGAACGTTACCATAATGAGGGCTTTTCTGACCCCGTTCGCCCACGGCACGTGGAGCGCCATAGTCGGCGTTGGTTACGGTCTAACCTCCGAGGGCAAGGCGGACTCCGCTGGCAGCTTCCTTGTCACAGCCATGTTCCTCCACTTCCTCTGGGATTACTTCGCCTTCCTCAGCAGTACAATTCCGGCATACAACATCATCCTCATCCTCCTGCTCTTCGTCAACGTGGCCATACTCCGCTACCTCCTCATTCTTGGGAAGGCCGAGGACGAGAGCAAGAGGTGGTACTATGCCCTTAAGAACACGTGGAGGTGGTGA
- a CDS encoding carboxypeptidase-like regulatory domain-containing protein, with product MDRRRVSLLVFLLSALMVLSLSYAMIPSGGLVHLKSPPKSEAHKAPSRLRHSESPPLTKGDIPISSRFVFKEVNFSISCPVAILPNNPMLVCTDAPAKGVPLPNDLSWKMYVRYRGTYYIPIRGEGIPSGVNGEGYLKVDRPLITVPVGGNFSLSLTPLYSGNVTLRSSKYFHIINVSKLPFNVTLAFHVSENAPPGYYPLFFSLRWDNRVNVLLMWVHVLPRAVVRITSMPSLLKGNGELEMKVSGTVEYSNGTPIRNGTVTVTVNRTKREKGVIVGTGKVENGKFNVKCQIPSGVPAGSYEVVAHYTGKDIYPGNSDPELIIKRLPEIDANLTSSPTGTVIRGFVHYRELPINGSVTLRLDTENGTLTIPLNLSDGRFTLKINQTLRSADISYPGDKFYLPSDKKIRVGDGFNNLLSFGLEVRGEKLALISSSVIILGLVFMLLRKQPVLNQDLSPKSPTGNDKPSNGFFLSRCVFIPSEEIHLDIPEDCETYLDGKPLNSPNLSGLGLGRHTIEACGNSVDFWVLPAKEAVVKLYELHFLPFAGSRVSIHNKTPYEIANSLLSGGLSSSVSAVADVFTVSRYSLRPVGEADFHKIVASMESLGVFE from the coding sequence ATGGATCGGAGAAGGGTATCTCTCCTTGTGTTTCTGCTTTCTGCCCTTATGGTGCTGTCCCTGAGCTACGCGATGATACCTAGCGGAGGGCTCGTCCATCTAAAGTCCCCTCCCAAAAGCGAAGCGCACAAAGCACCCAGTCGCCTCAGGCATAGTGAGAGTCCCCCTTTGACGAAAGGAGATATTCCCATCAGCTCAAGATTTGTTTTCAAGGAGGTCAACTTCAGTATCTCCTGTCCGGTGGCAATACTTCCGAATAATCCAATGCTTGTTTGCACAGATGCCCCGGCGAAAGGGGTTCCACTCCCCAATGATCTCTCCTGGAAGATGTATGTGAGGTATCGGGGTACTTACTACATCCCCATCAGGGGGGAGGGCATCCCAAGTGGGGTCAACGGAGAAGGATACCTCAAAGTCGACAGGCCCCTAATAACTGTCCCCGTGGGAGGGAACTTTTCACTGTCATTGACCCCCCTCTACAGTGGGAACGTGACCCTTAGGAGCTCTAAGTATTTCCACATCATCAATGTATCCAAGCTTCCATTCAATGTAACCCTGGCGTTCCATGTCTCCGAGAACGCTCCCCCAGGTTATTACCCGCTGTTTTTTTCATTGAGATGGGACAATAGAGTCAACGTCCTTTTGATGTGGGTGCACGTCCTTCCTCGGGCGGTTGTTAGAATAACCTCAATGCCCTCTCTCCTGAAGGGAAACGGAGAGCTTGAGATGAAGGTCTCCGGAACTGTGGAATACTCCAACGGAACCCCCATACGCAATGGGACGGTAACGGTTACCGTAAATCGAACAAAGAGAGAGAAGGGAGTCATTGTTGGAACTGGAAAAGTTGAAAACGGAAAGTTCAATGTAAAATGTCAAATTCCATCAGGTGTGCCCGCTGGGTCCTATGAGGTGGTAGCTCACTACACAGGGAAGGACATTTATCCAGGCAATAGTGACCCAGAACTCATCATAAAGAGGCTTCCCGAGATCGATGCTAACCTCACATCCTCCCCCACTGGGACTGTAATCCGAGGGTTTGTCCACTACAGGGAACTCCCCATCAATGGTAGTGTGACGCTCAGATTGGACACTGAAAATGGAACATTAACTATTCCGCTGAATCTCTCAGATGGAAGGTTCACTCTAAAGATAAACCAAACGCTTAGATCCGCTGACATCTCCTACCCCGGCGACAAATTCTACCTTCCTTCAGACAAGAAGATTCGAGTTGGAGATGGCTTTAACAACCTTCTCTCGTTTGGCCTTGAAGTGAGAGGCGAAAAGCTCGCTCTGATTTCTTCTTCGGTCATTATCCTGGGCCTTGTATTCATGTTGTTGAGAAAACAACCTGTTCTCAATCAAGATTTGTCTCCAAAATCTCCTACGGGGAATGATAAGCCCAGCAACGGTTTTTTCCTTTCAAGATGCGTTTTCATTCCATCGGAGGAGATTCACCTGGATATCCCTGAGGATTGCGAGACTTACCTGGACGGAAAACCGCTAAACTCCCCCAACCTCTCAGGGTTGGGACTTGGGAGGCACACAATAGAGGCATGTGGAAACTCTGTGGATTTCTGGGTCCTGCCTGCGAAAGAAGCCGTTGTGAAGCTTTACGAGCTGCATTTTCTTCCCTTTGCCGGCTCCAGGGTTTCAATCCATAACAAGACCCCTTATGAGATAGCCAACTCCCTTCTTAGTGGTGGGCTTTCCAGTTCCGTATCTGCTGTGGCCGACGTGTTCACAGTATCCCGCTACTCCCTAAGGCCGGTAGGTGAAGCCGATTTCCATAAAATCGTTGCATCAATGGAGTCACTGGGGGTGTTTGAATGA
- a CDS encoding energy-coupling factor transporter transmembrane protein EcfT: MGRMNGFPSNLHPATKLVCALAVSAATPLLGVRGLLLMPGVLIFASLLGDVGLAGYRRALRSIIFLLMMAGAVGLFAEGLSYEGLLNALVYFLRFFLLFLPFWMLMETTDTGELRDALMGLNLPHWLVVSIFLLLKNVQEGSRVLREVKTSQISRGASLDRGNFVTRLWNSRTLVVPLFVWGLVRSQRLSIALQSRGFSLDTRPTQISKMKLGRNDILVIILMLLLLVMAVNLG, encoded by the coding sequence ATGGGGAGGATGAACGGGTTCCCAAGTAATCTCCATCCCGCCACGAAGCTGGTCTGTGCCTTAGCTGTATCCGCTGCCACCCCTCTTCTAGGGGTTAGGGGACTGCTCCTCATGCCCGGTGTCCTTATTTTCGCTTCTCTACTTGGCGATGTTGGCTTGGCTGGCTATCGGAGGGCTCTTCGGTCAATAATTTTTCTTCTAATGATGGCGGGAGCGGTGGGGCTCTTCGCGGAGGGTCTAAGCTACGAAGGTCTTTTGAATGCGCTGGTTTATTTTTTGAGGTTCTTTCTCCTTTTTCTGCCTTTCTGGATGTTAATGGAGACCACCGACACCGGTGAACTCAGGGACGCCCTCATGGGCCTGAATCTTCCCCACTGGCTGGTGGTTTCAATTTTCCTGTTGCTGAAGAACGTCCAGGAGGGCAGTAGGGTTCTTCGCGAGGTTAAAACCTCCCAGATATCGAGGGGGGCAAGCCTTGATAGAGGCAACTTCGTAACCCGACTCTGGAACTCACGGACACTGGTAGTGCCCTTGTTCGTTTGGGGGCTGGTGCGTTCGCAGAGGCTATCAATAGCCCTTCAGAGCAGGGGATTCTCCTTAGATACGAGACCTACCCAAATATCTAAAATGAAGCTCGGGAGAAACGATATTCTGGTAATAATACTGATGCTGCTCCTCCTTGTGATGGCTGTTAATCTTGGATAG
- a CDS encoding DUF58 domain-containing protein, which yields MNWMRWFLIFTFLPVALAILTGIIGIAYLSLLPASVLAFSLIFEAPSDFSVERSVEKTSMRVGDISTVNVKLFVGRGAGLILIGDVLPPSFELLEGNNRHVFFKRPGRGLLVNYSYKVRALKRGEHVISPIEVEGRHFFELEEPHYVVLGNDIPVTVSPRIVSPRRVVTRKKAGIPGLPPVRRAKADISSTDFKELREYHPGDPLRAVNWKATARLSKPFVNEYEREGQLTIMFYIDASESMRLGGFQENALETAIGLLIPVVSYLLRQNYRVGLYVLGRRELVSPISGSSALSMFTRILQNLGISPHDESLSLAAERTRRVLSGSTFPVVLTNLTDHNYNSVESGLKHLVKITGRRPLLVDVDLYERFEAGTLISLRKKSLRNKLGFPALRLSDSTLKDALKLLEAIE from the coding sequence ATGAACTGGATGCGCTGGTTTTTAATCTTCACTTTTCTTCCCGTTGCCCTTGCCATTTTGACGGGGATAATTGGCATAGCTTATTTATCCCTACTACCAGCGTCCGTTTTGGCTTTTTCTCTCATCTTTGAGGCACCCTCAGACTTTTCAGTGGAGAGGAGCGTTGAAAAAACCTCCATGCGGGTCGGTGATATAAGCACGGTAAACGTAAAACTCTTTGTTGGGAGGGGAGCCGGTCTTATCCTGATAGGGGATGTTCTTCCACCCTCTTTTGAGCTGTTGGAAGGTAATAACAGGCATGTTTTCTTCAAGAGGCCCGGACGGGGGCTTCTGGTGAATTACTCCTACAAAGTCCGTGCCCTGAAGCGGGGAGAACACGTCATCTCTCCGATTGAGGTGGAGGGGCGGCACTTCTTTGAGCTGGAGGAGCCTCATTATGTTGTCCTTGGCAATGATATCCCAGTCACAGTTTCCCCAAGGATTGTATCACCGCGCAGGGTAGTCACGAGAAAGAAGGCTGGTATTCCCGGTCTCCCCCCCGTTAGGAGGGCCAAAGCTGATATTTCTTCCACGGACTTTAAGGAGCTCAGGGAGTACCACCCAGGAGATCCGCTGAGAGCCGTCAATTGGAAGGCCACGGCCAGGCTGAGCAAGCCCTTTGTCAACGAGTACGAGAGGGAGGGACAGCTAACAATTATGTTCTACATTGATGCCTCAGAGTCTATGCGGCTTGGAGGATTTCAAGAAAACGCCCTTGAAACCGCCATCGGCCTTTTGATTCCGGTTGTTTCGTACCTTCTCAGGCAGAATTATCGGGTGGGTCTTTACGTACTTGGCAGGAGGGAGCTCGTGTCCCCCATTTCGGGCTCTTCCGCGTTGTCAATGTTTACCCGCATCCTTCAGAACCTTGGAATAAGCCCCCATGATGAATCCTTATCCCTGGCCGCTGAGAGGACGAGAAGGGTTCTATCGGGCTCTACTTTCCCGGTTGTCCTAACGAATTTAACGGACCACAATTACAACTCCGTTGAATCTGGCCTTAAGCATCTTGTAAAAATCACCGGAAGGCGCCCCCTGCTGGTCGATGTAGACCTTTACGAACGCTTCGAAGCTGGAACTTTAATCTCTCTCCGCAAGAAATCCCTCAGAAACAAGTTGGGTTTTCCAGCTTTGAGACTATCCGACTCAACTTTGAAAGATGCTTTAAAACTCCTGGAGGCGATTGAATGA
- a CDS encoding HAD family phosphatase translates to MLRGVIFDVDETLVYYEGYDPKRWFEEWVRPELERHGISLDYGLYSKTARLELPRTYVRKVGINPVELWKIIDAVNNRYRKKMLAEGKIKAFPDVSALGELKKLNLKLAAVSNASLENTLLVLRAFELDKYFDIILGKDYSNLDGVKPSPYLIQKALERLNLRPDEALVVGDSSNDIIAAHGAGVKAVNVLRFGKADGADYYVKTLRELVELVKSLI, encoded by the coding sequence ATGTTGAGGGGAGTTATCTTCGACGTTGATGAGACCCTCGTTTATTACGAGGGCTACGACCCGAAGAGGTGGTTCGAGGAGTGGGTAAGACCGGAGCTTGAGAGACACGGCATAAGCCTGGACTACGGGCTCTACTCCAAAACCGCCCGCCTGGAGCTTCCAAGGACTTACGTGAGAAAAGTCGGAATAAACCCGGTGGAGCTGTGGAAAATCATTGACGCGGTGAACAATAGGTACAGAAAGAAGATGCTCGCCGAAGGGAAGATAAAGGCCTTTCCAGACGTTTCAGCGCTCGGAGAGCTCAAAAAGCTGAACCTGAAGCTCGCGGCAGTGAGCAACGCTTCCCTTGAGAACACCCTTCTCGTTCTGAGGGCTTTTGAGCTCGATAAGTACTTCGATATTATCCTCGGGAAGGACTACTCGAATCTGGACGGCGTGAAGCCCAGCCCCTATTTAATCCAGAAGGCCCTTGAAAGGCTCAATCTTCGACCGGATGAGGCTCTCGTTGTGGGAGACAGCTCAAACGATATCATAGCTGCCCACGGGGCGGGGGTAAAGGCCGTAAACGTGCTCAGGTTTGGAAAGGCGGATGGAGCGGACTACTACGTGAAGACCCTGCGGGAGCTTGTGGAACTTGTCAAGAGCCTTATCTGA
- a CDS encoding cyclase family protein — translation MLVDLSVPLSEETPIYPDDPPVSIKPWAFIGRDGYYMNVLKMGEHTGTHVDAPAHFIPGGKTIDEMPLESFIGEGIVLDLRGGEGLISLGELPEGGFMHRIVLLLTEGRELSPEAALFLVAEGAKAVGTDGMSIGDDAVHRILLSEEIPIFENLANLEELLGREFTFIAFPLKIEGGSGSPVRAVAIVKE, via the coding sequence ATGCTAGTGGACCTTTCGGTTCCCCTCTCCGAGGAGACCCCCATTTATCCGGACGACCCCCCGGTCAGCATCAAACCCTGGGCCTTTATAGGCAGGGACGGCTACTACATGAACGTTCTCAAAATGGGTGAGCACACTGGAACTCACGTGGACGCACCGGCGCACTTCATTCCCGGCGGGAAAACCATCGACGAGATGCCCCTTGAGAGCTTCATTGGGGAGGGAATCGTCCTGGACCTCCGAGGCGGCGAGGGCCTGATTTCCCTTGGGGAACTTCCGGAAGGAGGGTTTATGCACAGAATCGTTCTCCTCCTCACGGAGGGGAGGGAGCTGTCTCCGGAGGCGGCGCTTTTCCTTGTGGCGGAAGGAGCTAAGGCCGTTGGAACGGACGGGATGAGCATAGGTGACGATGCGGTTCACAGAATCCTTTTGAGCGAGGAGATCCCTATCTTCGAGAACCTTGCAAACCTGGAGGAACTGCTGGGTAGGGAGTTCACATTCATAGCGTTCCCGCTCAAAATAGAGGGGGGTTCTGGAAGCCCGGTTAGGGCGGTTGCCATTGTAAAAGAGTGA